CTGGTTCACCCGCCTCGTGGAGGGTTGTTCGGGGGCGGGTGATGGTCCGGGATGCATCGGCCCTCGGGCTGAGGGGCCCTATGTGGATTCCTGGGTTTGCTGCTGTCTTTCTAGGTCTCTGATCTGCTGAGGTTGTGGGGATCTCGGGATTGCTGGTGCGCTGTCAGGGGCTATGTGGTTTGGGGGTTCTGGGGGAGGGGTGGCTCTGGCCTGTGGGTGTAGGTGCGGGTGTGGAAAGTTGTGGAGATATCGGGATTCCTATTGCGTGGGGCTGCAGCGCGGACGGGGAGCCTGGGTTGGATCTTGCTGTGCGGGTACGGGGCGTCTGGTTGTCGGTGGGCGTCTCGGCGCTTGATGGTGTCCGCCGTCGCTGGGTGGTGATGGTTGACAGGGGTCGTGGGCGCGGGCCTTGGGCGGTAAGTGGGAGCGCCCGGGGACGGCACGGGCGGGGCCTGGGCTGGAGGAGCGTGTGGTGTCAGTGGGGGATGGGACACTCTGGATATGGCCTTGCGTACACCGATCTACCTGGATACGGATACTCTCTTCGCTGAGGCGGACTACCACGAGATCGATGTGCCGCAGCGCGAGGAGATCGTGGAGAAGACGACCCGGCGGCGTTCGGGCGGGGGCAAGCTCAAGCTCGGTGTGGGAGCGGCGGCCGCCGGTGTCGATGCCTCGCGGGGAAGCGATGTCGAGCGGCAGAGCACCTACAGTCTTGATCCCAGCCTCAAGGCGAAGGTCAGCAGAGTCATCGACACTCTGATCGCGGACGGCGCGGTCAGGACCCGGCCGGGAGCGGACGGTGTTCTGGCCCGGGATGACCTCGTGGAGGTCGAGGGGATCACGAGGATCACGGCTGCGAGTCACTTCGGGAAGCTGTTTTTCATCCTGCGCCGGGTCCTGGAGGACGCGAACCTGGAGGACTTGGGCAACCTGCCTGCCACGCTCAGTGGGACGGACCCCCGTCTTCAGGAGCAGATGAAGCGGGTGTATCTGCACAACGAGCTTCCGCCTGTGCCGGTCCTGCTTGAGCTGGAACGTTCCGGGCTGCCATGCAAGGTGTATGTCAACGTGGACCCGAACCATTTCATTGACGATGCCTCGGCGGATCGTGTCGAGGGCGGTCTGCGAGTGCTCGGTACCGTGTCGCGGATCATCGATGGTTCCCCGGACGGGTATTTGAGCGCGGAGGAGTGGCTCCTGTCGGGCTGGGAGTACATGTTCCGGCGGACGGTCATGACGCAGGTGGACGACGTCTTGGCGGAGCTGCGCAGGGCCTGGGCCGATGTGGGCATTGCTTTGCCGAGCGGCGATGTGAACGCCTACATCAGCGGACCTGCCGTTGTGGTGAATGCCATCGCTTTGTACTGAGCCCGGGTCGTGTGCTGTCCGCTGCGGGATGCTTGTGCGGTTCGGCGTCCGGGGGGACTCGCGGATCGTTGTGTTCGCGTGGCGGCGGCATGCCGGGGGTGGTTGGGCGGGTTACCGGGCCCTGATGTTGATGGCCCTGAGGTCGGCGAGGGTGATGTTCTCCGTTCCCGACACGATCGCCTGGACGGCGGCGGTGCAGATGAGCTGGGACAGGAGCGCGATGTGGCCGTCGGTGATCGCGTGGAGCTGTGTGGCATGGCGGGTGAGTGCGTGGTCGTCGAGCTTGTACAGGCTGAGGTCTTCCTGGAATCCGGCCAGGACCCGGCGGAAGGTCTCCGGATCGTCCTTGTCCAGGGGGAGGGGGAGCATCCACGCGACAGGAAGGCCAGGGGAGCGGTATGCCGCAGTATCCGGCATGCCGCGGGGGGCTTCGGCCGCGCGCAGGGGTGCTGTGTGGACGCGGACCTGGTTGTCGGCGCGGTGGCGGGCCTGGTGGATGCGGGCGTTGGCACCGGTGCCGCAGAAGATCGTGGTGATGCCGAGCTTGTTGCGCAGGTAGTCGAAGTACGGGAGTACGCAGATCAGTTGGTCGGGGGTGGCGGTGTCCAGGCCGTCGACGAGAAGGAGCCGTGTCTGCACAACTTCCAGTACGTAGTTGACCGGTTGGGACAGGTCGGGGTGTTTGCGCCAGTCGAGCAGCTCGGTCTTGTTCTTGGGGGCCGGGTTCAGGCCGAGGAAGCAGGCGATCTCCCAGACCCATGCCGTCTTGGACTCGGCCTCGTCGGGAGCGGTGATGTGCACCACCGGAACGACGTTCGCGTCGTGCCCGCGCTGGCCTTTCTCCACGTCCTGCTGCACCCGTCGGCCCACCGCGCGAAGCAGCGCGCTCTTGCCTGTCCCATGCGGGCCGTCGATCACACGGTCCAGCAGTCCGTCACGGCGCCCGCTGTTGAGGTGGACCGCCTGTGCCACTTCATTGATCACCTTCTCCATTGGGGTGGTGAGGACCATCCGCATGTGCCGGTGGTAGGCGATCCGAGCTGCCCGTACTTCCTCGGAATCCGCCAGGGCGTCAGCGCCAGGGGCCAGGGAGTCGTGCGGGCGGTTGACCTCTTCGCGGACGAACTCGTCCCACCCGCTGCGGTAGAGGAGATTGAGCGGGCGCATCGGGGTGGCGCGCATCTGCATCTGCAGTCGCTGCTCGCGGTTCTTCTGCGACTCCACGGTGGCCTTCATGGTTCCTCTTTCGGGGCGTTCACGTGCAGGGGGCGGCCGTGCCGAGCACTGGTGGGCATGCGGCGCGGGATCGGTGGCGGCGGGGCGGTCAGCTGGGCGTTCCTGTTTCCTCCTCGCCCTCCCACACGTCGGCGTCCCACACGTCTGTGTCTTCCGGTTCTTCCAGGTCCAAGATCTCGCTGGCGTAGCCGAGCGATGCATCCAGGGAGCTGGCTTCCTCCTGATCGCTGTCCGCGGCCCCCTCGGTGGCGAACAGCGCATCCAGCATGGAGAGCGCGTCGGCCCCCGCCCCCTCACCGGTCTCCTTGCCGGACGATGGAGCGGGAACCGAAGAGGTCTGCGAGGCGGGGGAAACGGGCAGGGACGGGTACGGCCTGAGCGTCGACAGGTCGATCACGGGTAGATCGACGTACCGGTCCCCAGGGCTGTGATCGTCGACCTGGAGAGGCAGACCCTGAAACGGCTCGTCGGACGTGCGGCGCTGAGGGGGCGGCTTGCGAGTGCGCCGTCGCCGCTGCTCCAGCGCGAGGGCGATCGCGGCCTCCTCACCTGGATCGCCGCCAGCCCCGGTGTGGCGTTCAGCGGCCTCCTGCCACATGTCCGCTGTCCACTGGCAGGTCAGCAAGGACCGGTGGATGAAGTCGGTCTCGACCCAGCCGTCACGTGTGTGGTCATACAGCCAGGCCCGCTCGGGCCGGTACGGGTTGTACCGGCACTCCCAGCGGCCGTTCTTGCCGGGGCGGCCGGAGGGGCCGCGCAGGAGGATCTCCTCGTAGCGCGCCAGGTCCTTCCGTGTGGGCTGGTAAGTACGGTGGCCGACCGTGAACCCCTCTGTGCTGGGCTTGACCCAGGCTGCCAGGAGGAACTTGCGGCTCTCCCTTGGTGCCAGCGGCAGCGGCCGATAGCCGCAGCGCGCGACCTGTACCGCATACATGTCGTTGGGGGACAGGTGCACCCTGGGCAGGAAGGGGCTGCGCAGGCCCCGGTGGAAGGACTGCTGGTACTCCAACGCGACCCATTCCTGGGCCATGTGCTGCAGCTCGTCGATGGTGTACAGCGCTTTGCGTTCCACTCCCCGGCCGCGGGTGTGATGGCTGCGGCCTTGCCAGCCGTGCGTCACGTGCTGGCTGAATCGGGTGGCCAGGGTAGTGAAGAAGCGCTCCACCAGTGGCTTGTCCGTCGGGGTGCCCTTGCGGGCAGGGCGAAGGGCGATCCGCCGGCGGGCGCACACCTCATGGAAGTGACTGCTCGCATAGGGGCTTCCCTGGTCGTAGACGATCATCTCGGGGTGGATGACCGGGCGTGCCGCGGTCGCCTCGGTGAAGCGGGGGTCGGCGGCCTGGAGGGAGGCGAACGGGAGGCGGGAGAGCGCGGCCGCGGAAAGAGGGTCCCATCCGGGAAGCACCGGCCACGGCGCATAGCACTGCGCCAGCAGCAGCGTCAGATCGACCGCTCGCGTCGCCCGGCCGCCACCGGTTTCGCCCTTCCTCGCCGTCGGAGTGATCATCAGGGCGCACATGGAGCGGGTGGAGACACAGACCAACGTGGTCATTTCCACGCTCACCGGCTTCCCGTCGTCGCCCCGGGCCACGATCCGCAGCGGCGTGGTGTCGATCTGCGTCACTTCGCCCGGCCGTCGGGGGCGCATGAAAGTGCTGCCGTGGGGGAGGGCGGGCTTGGCCGCCCTCGCCGTACGCCGGCGGGTGGTGTCGCGTAGCTGCTCCGCGAGCCCGGTGTCCTTCATACGCACGTAGAAAGTCGTGCGCGGAACCAGCAGGGCCTTCGCCTGGACGGGATCCTTCATTTCGCCGGGGTAGCGAGCCTTCAGAAGCTGGATCACCTTCTCGAAGACGGCGTCCTCGGTCACGTCCGACTTGCGCGCGTAGCTGCTCACCACCTCCTGCATGGCTGCGAGGACCCTGCGGTCGGTGCGGCCTCCCGGAACGCGCCCGCGTTTCTTCGGCAGCAGCACCGCCGCGTTCTCTCCGGCGGCCTTCCAGGCCCGTCGCTTGTCCGCCAGCGTGTGGGCAGAGACGGTGACACCGGCGTCGCCAAGCCGCACCGACATGGCGGCGCACCGCTGGCCCAGATTGGTGGTGCCCGGGTCGAACTCGGGCCGCGCCCGGGCCGCACCCGGAGCGAAGCCGGTATCGATCTCCACCAGGCGCTCATGCCAGATCCGGGCCTGCTCCTGGTCAGCACGAGACAGTCCCTCCAACGCCCCCGGAGCTGTGACCTTGCTGGGAGACATCGGCTCATTCTCGGTGTCGAGCAACGCAAAGTCAGCCGCGCCCGTCAACCATCGGTACAGCACCGCCTGCGGCAGACCGGCGCCAGGGAACGGCTCAAGCGTGACCAAGGGCCCTGCCAACGTGACCACCGTCCAGCGCTCACCCTCCCACCGAACCCGCGTCCCCAGACGCAGGACCGCGACCGTGCCTCGGTCCGCTCCACGCTTTGCCATGGAGTGCTCCTCAGCCGGCCCAGGCGAGTGAATCGGGCAACAGCAGCCGCTGCCAGTCGATGTGCAGCCTTCGCTGCCAGATCATCCGGTACGCCAAGTCCAGCGCGGCCAGTGCAGGCAGACCACTGGCCGCACATCCCTGCCGCAGCCCGATGGGCTGGCCGAAGGCGCCCAGCAGCGCCTCGCGTTCACCTGCTGCTGCCGGGGAGGGGAAGCGGTAGCCGGCCAGCCATCGCAGGTTCTGCGTCTGAAAGGTGGAGGGGTCTGGCACGTGCCTGATCTGCCACCCGGCTGCCTGGGCGACCTCGCCGAGCACGCGCAGCCGGTCGGTGTGCACCGCGGACGGCGCCCCTGCAGGGAACGACAGGAGCAGGACCTGGCGCTCCCCGTCCCGGGTACGGGCTACGAACGGGGGCCGCCACCGCATTGACCGCTGACCGGCTCGCCAGCGCAGTTCCAGTGGCTCGCAGCTGAACGCATCGATGTGCTCGTCGAAGTCCAGCGCGAGCGCGATGTGCCACATGCGTAGCGACCCGCATATCACCGTCCGCCCGTTCGCGAGGGGCCAGTAGGTGATGATGCCTTTGCGGCCCCGGTAGGGCACCGGCTCGCTCACCGGCCCGAACTCTTCCAGCGCCACTTCTCGAAGCCCCGCCGCGTCGCAGACGCGCGCCGGTCCGTACGGTTCGCGGTACCAGGCCACGACATCCCGCTCCAGGCCCCGGACCGTCTCACTCTCCGGCAGGCCGCCGGGACTCTCCACCGCGCTCATGCCGCCCGTTTCCCGCAGAAGTGTCGCGCCGCTGCGCACACCAGACCGCCGGGGAACGCCACTGCCCGTTCCCGTATCCTCCGCGGCATCGCCGCCCGCAGAGGACGCCGTCGCGCCGCCGGGTTTCACATCTCGCATGCGGGCTGTCCCAGTTGCCAGGGGAGGCACGATGCCGCCTGAAGGACCCCGGTGGATTGTGCCGCTCGTGTGTGTCCGGCTGGCAGTCGCAGGTCCGGCACCTGCCGTGGTTCTCCGGCGGCCGGTCCGCCGGCACGACCAGGTCGCACCGGCGGTGCCGTTTCCACGGCAAGCCCGCCGGTGGTGTCCGGCGCCCGGGCGGTGGGGGTGCTGTGTCGTTGCAGCCAGTCCATCAGCGCCAGCCGGCCGACGGGGAAGTCGACGCCCCACCGGTCCATCTCGTCCCGCAGCCTGTCCAGCCATCGCGTACGGGCCTGCCCGTCCCGCCGGTCCGCCTGCTCGAAAGCGGCCAGCCGCTCCGCCAGGGCCGCGGCCTCCGGCATCAGCACGAGCGGCGCGGTAGACACCGCCCGCGCCGTGAGGTCCGCCTCCCGTGCCCGCTGTATCCAGCGTGGGGTGCCGGGGAGGTGTGTCCACCAGTGCACCGTGATCTGGAAGGCGTCGGCGAACAGCTCCCGGCCGGCTGGCCCGTACCGACGCTGGAGGGCTTCCCGCTCCTGGTGCGCCCGTGCCGTCTCCGGCAGCAGTTTCAGCGACAGCCCGCGCTCGCCCCCGGTGCTGTCGTTGTCGGTGAACCGCCCATGTTCCCCGCACACCCGCCAGCGGTCCGCACTGAGCATCCACACCCTCTCCCGCACCCCGCGGTCGGCGGCGCAAGCCCCGCACAGCGGCACCAGGTGACCCTCGCGCACCAGCCACGGCCACTTCCACACCGGTGTGCTTTCGGCCTTGAGCAGGTGCGCGGCCGCCGTGCTGGGCAGGGCCTCCTGCAGCGCCCGCACGGTGCTCCCGGCAAGTACCGCCAGGTACTCAAGTCCCTGCTCGTTGACGTACATCTCGGTGGTGGAGGGATAGGCCCGAACCCGCACCGGATCGGTTGAGGCCTGTCCGAAGCCCACGCGCTCCAGCAGCTCTTCCAGCTGAAGGCCCTGGCCGTGTGCGAGCCGGCCGACGAAACTGCCCGTCGACTCGCCTTCTACCGGCACGACCCGCACCGGCAGCGGCCGGCGAGGGCCGAACCGCCAGGGCACCGCTCCCTGCCCGTTCACCTTTCCCCTCTCCGGAGCTGCCCCGCTGCCGACACCGCTGTCGAGAGCACGGCTGCCTCATGCTGCTCCGCACCGTGCCGCCGAAACCTGCCTGCCCGTCGGATATGCCCGAAAGTGTGAACCGGTCGGCGAAAAGGAAACTGGGCACGGTTTCCTGCGCGGACCATGAGGTTCCAGGCATGCGATCGCAAGGGAGCCACCGGTGCCCGGAACCGTCACCGAAGAACAGCTCGCCACCCCGCTGCGCGGCCACCAGGCCGTCGCCGTCGACAACAGCGTCTCCGCGTTCCTCGACCATCACGCCCGCATCAGCGTCGTGATGGCCACCGGCACCGGCAAAACCCTCGTCG
This is a stretch of genomic DNA from Streptomyces sp. NBC_00536. It encodes these proteins:
- a CDS encoding DUF6414 family protein, with the translated sequence MALRTPIYLDTDTLFAEADYHEIDVPQREEIVEKTTRRRSGGGKLKLGVGAAAAGVDASRGSDVERQSTYSLDPSLKAKVSRVIDTLIADGAVRTRPGADGVLARDDLVEVEGITRITAASHFGKLFFILRRVLEDANLEDLGNLPATLSGTDPRLQEQMKRVYLHNELPPVPVLLELERSGLPCKVYVNVDPNHFIDDASADRVEGGLRVLGTVSRIIDGSPDGYLSAEEWLLSGWEYMFRRTVMTQVDDVLAELRRAWADVGIALPSGDVNAYISGPAVVVNAIALY
- a CDS encoding TniB family NTP-binding protein; this translates as MKATVESQKNREQRLQMQMRATPMRPLNLLYRSGWDEFVREEVNRPHDSLAPGADALADSEEVRAARIAYHRHMRMVLTTPMEKVINEVAQAVHLNSGRRDGLLDRVIDGPHGTGKSALLRAVGRRVQQDVEKGQRGHDANVVPVVHITAPDEAESKTAWVWEIACFLGLNPAPKNKTELLDWRKHPDLSQPVNYVLEVVQTRLLLVDGLDTATPDQLICVLPYFDYLRNKLGITTIFCGTGANARIHQARHRADNQVRVHTAPLRAAEAPRGMPDTAAYRSPGLPVAWMLPLPLDKDDPETFRRVLAGFQEDLSLYKLDDHALTRHATQLHAITDGHIALLSQLICTAAVQAIVSGTENITLADLRAINIRAR
- a CDS encoding transposase; this translates as MAKRGADRGTVAVLRLGTRVRWEGERWTVVTLAGPLVTLEPFPGAGLPQAVLYRWLTGAADFALLDTENEPMSPSKVTAPGALEGLSRADQEQARIWHERLVEIDTGFAPGAARARPEFDPGTTNLGQRCAAMSVRLGDAGVTVSAHTLADKRRAWKAAGENAAVLLPKKRGRVPGGRTDRRVLAAMQEVVSSYARKSDVTEDAVFEKVIQLLKARYPGEMKDPVQAKALLVPRTTFYVRMKDTGLAEQLRDTTRRRTARAAKPALPHGSTFMRPRRPGEVTQIDTTPLRIVARGDDGKPVSVEMTTLVCVSTRSMCALMITPTARKGETGGGRATRAVDLTLLLAQCYAPWPVLPGWDPLSAAALSRLPFASLQAADPRFTEATAARPVIHPEMIVYDQGSPYASSHFHEVCARRRIALRPARKGTPTDKPLVERFFTTLATRFSQHVTHGWQGRSHHTRGRGVERKALYTIDELQHMAQEWVALEYQQSFHRGLRSPFLPRVHLSPNDMYAVQVARCGYRPLPLAPRESRKFLLAAWVKPSTEGFTVGHRTYQPTRKDLARYEEILLRGPSGRPGKNGRWECRYNPYRPERAWLYDHTRDGWVETDFIHRSLLTCQWTADMWQEAAERHTGAGGDPGEEAAIALALEQRRRRTRKPPPQRRTSDEPFQGLPLQVDDHSPGDRYVDLPVIDLSTLRPYPSLPVSPASQTSSVPAPSSGKETGEGAGADALSMLDALFATEGAADSDQEEASSLDASLGYASEILDLEEPEDTDVWDADVWEGEEETGTPS
- a CDS encoding TnsA-like heteromeric transposase endonuclease subunit, translating into MSAVESPGGLPESETVRGLERDVVAWYREPYGPARVCDAAGLREVALEEFGPVSEPVPYRGRKGIITYWPLANGRTVICGSLRMWHIALALDFDEHIDAFSCEPLELRWRAGQRSMRWRPPFVARTRDGERQVLLLSFPAGAPSAVHTDRLRVLGEVAQAAGWQIRHVPDPSTFQTQNLRWLAGYRFPSPAAAGEREALLGAFGQPIGLRQGCAASGLPALAALDLAYRMIWQRRLHIDWQRLLLPDSLAWAG
- a CDS encoding TniQ family protein, with amino-acid sequence MNGQGAVPWRFGPRRPLPVRVVPVEGESTGSFVGRLAHGQGLQLEELLERVGFGQASTDPVRVRAYPSTTEMYVNEQGLEYLAVLAGSTVRALQEALPSTAAAHLLKAESTPVWKWPWLVREGHLVPLCGACAADRGVRERVWMLSADRWRVCGEHGRFTDNDSTGGERGLSLKLLPETARAHQEREALQRRYGPAGRELFADAFQITVHWWTHLPGTPRWIQRAREADLTARAVSTAPLVLMPEAAALAERLAAFEQADRRDGQARTRWLDRLRDEMDRWGVDFPVGRLALMDWLQRHSTPTARAPDTTGGLAVETAPPVRPGRAGGPAAGEPRQVPDLRLPAGHTRAAQSTGVLQAASCLPWQLGQPACEM